A genomic window from Streptomyces sp. WMMC940 includes:
- a CDS encoding zinc-dependent metalloprotease produces the protein MSDTPFGFGLPPEEPENGDEGKKKDPAGGGQGSGGQGGPANPFGFGFPGGPGGGADNPFAAMFGSLNPTDLGAAFQQLGQMLSYEGGPVNWDMAKQIARQTVSQGTQDGTKDSSVGPGERAAVEGAVRLADLWLDGATSLPSGAGSAVAWSRAEWVEATLPAWQQLVDPVAERVGVAMGDVLPEEMQAMAGPLIGMMRSMGGAMFGQQIGQAIGVLAGEVVGSTDIGLPLGPAGKAALLPLNIEAFGRDLGVPKDEIRLYLALREAAHQRLFAHVPWLRSHLFGAVEGYARGIKVDTSKLEDVVGQFDPAHPEQVQEALQQGMFQPEETPEQKAALARLETALALVEGWVDAVVHDAAKNRLTSADALRETLRRRRASGGPAEQTFATLIGLQLRPRRLRDASRLWASLTDARGMDGRDGLWAHPDMLPTATDLDDPDGFVHREQLDFSELDKMLGEAAEGRDGDDTDK, from the coding sequence GTGAGTGACACCCCATTCGGATTCGGCCTTCCGCCGGAGGAGCCCGAGAACGGCGACGAGGGCAAGAAGAAGGACCCCGCCGGAGGTGGGCAGGGCTCCGGAGGCCAGGGCGGCCCGGCCAACCCCTTCGGGTTCGGGTTCCCGGGCGGCCCGGGCGGCGGCGCGGACAATCCGTTCGCCGCGATGTTCGGCTCGCTGAACCCGACCGACCTCGGAGCGGCCTTCCAGCAGCTCGGCCAGATGCTGAGCTACGAGGGCGGTCCGGTGAACTGGGACATGGCCAAGCAGATCGCCCGCCAGACGGTCTCCCAGGGCACCCAGGACGGCACGAAGGACTCCAGCGTCGGCCCCGGCGAGCGCGCCGCGGTCGAGGGGGCCGTGCGCCTCGCCGATCTGTGGCTCGACGGTGCGACGTCCCTGCCCTCCGGCGCCGGCAGCGCCGTGGCGTGGAGCCGCGCGGAGTGGGTCGAGGCGACGCTTCCGGCGTGGCAGCAGCTCGTCGACCCGGTCGCCGAGCGCGTCGGCGTCGCCATGGGCGATGTGCTGCCCGAGGAGATGCAGGCCATGGCGGGACCGCTGATCGGCATGATGCGCTCCATGGGCGGCGCCATGTTCGGCCAGCAGATCGGCCAGGCCATCGGCGTGCTGGCGGGCGAGGTCGTCGGTTCGACGGACATCGGGCTGCCGCTGGGGCCGGCCGGGAAGGCAGCGCTCCTCCCGCTGAACATCGAGGCCTTCGGCAGGGACCTCGGCGTCCCCAAGGACGAGATCCGGCTGTACCTGGCGCTGCGCGAGGCCGCCCACCAGCGGCTCTTCGCCCATGTCCCGTGGCTGCGCTCGCACCTGTTCGGCGCGGTCGAGGGGTACGCACGCGGCATCAAGGTCGACACCTCCAAGCTCGAGGACGTGGTGGGGCAGTTCGACCCCGCGCACCCCGAGCAGGTGCAGGAGGCGCTCCAGCAGGGCATGTTCCAGCCGGAGGAGACCCCCGAGCAGAAGGCCGCGCTCGCCCGTCTCGAGACCGCGCTCGCCCTGGTGGAGGGCTGGGTGGACGCCGTGGTGCACGACGCGGCCAAGAACAGGCTGACGTCGGCGGACGCCCTGCGCGAGACCCTTCGCAGGCGTCGCGCGTCGGGCGGGCCCGCCGAGCAGACGTTCGCCACGCTCATCGGTCTCCAGCTGCGTCCGCGCCGGCTGCGGGACGCCTCCCGGCTGTGGGCGTCGCTCACCGACGCCCGCGGCATGGACGGCCGCGACGGCCTCTGGGCGCACCCGGACATGCTGCCGACGGCGACGGACCTCGACGATCCTGACGGGTTCGTCCACCGTGAGCAGCTCGACTTCTCGGAGCTGGACAAGATGCTCGGCGAGGCGGCCGAGGGCCGGGACGGGGACGACACCGACAAGTGA
- a CDS encoding ThiF family adenylyltransferase yields MHPVVKPALRQAWRDLRYVQFGVTAAHAVVLGPVDTATGSLLSLFDGTRGLPRLREEARAIGLPDGHVDALLERLAEAGLVDDVTGGGPAAAALRKQSGAYDRLRPDLASLSVVHPEPGGGAARLAARSAMRVQVRGAGRVGAVVAAVLSASGVGQVEVLDGGRVEPWDVAPGGVSAEAVGERRAVSAQQVVRRSAPGSARRAARRSDGGPAEPPPLSLVIVAPRDGLAAYVPDPGTAEGWMATGTPHLYAGVAEASGVVGPLVLPGGSACAGCLALRRADRDPVWPRMTAQWRTPRRRETGPGPCDLGLATTVAGMAASHALSFLDGELPASTGTRWEVSMPLLEWRSRRIEAHRDCPCGAAGQTEGERASGAGTTHDTMAGVAASTECRMADAAGQLGIGGAHV; encoded by the coding sequence GTGCATCCGGTGGTGAAGCCTGCGCTGCGGCAGGCATGGCGGGACCTGCGTTATGTGCAGTTCGGAGTGACGGCGGCGCATGCCGTGGTGTTGGGGCCGGTGGACACGGCGACCGGAAGCCTGCTGTCGCTGTTCGACGGCACTCGGGGGCTGCCCCGGCTGCGTGAGGAGGCCCGGGCGATAGGACTGCCCGACGGCCATGTCGATGCCCTGCTGGAGCGGCTGGCGGAGGCGGGCCTGGTGGACGACGTGACGGGCGGCGGACCGGCGGCCGCCGCACTGCGGAAGCAGTCGGGAGCGTACGACCGGCTGCGCCCCGACCTGGCGTCGCTCTCGGTGGTTCACCCCGAACCGGGCGGCGGCGCGGCACGGTTGGCTGCCCGAAGCGCCATGCGGGTACAGGTGAGGGGCGCGGGACGGGTGGGTGCGGTGGTGGCGGCCGTGCTCTCCGCCTCCGGGGTGGGGCAGGTGGAGGTGCTGGACGGGGGCCGCGTGGAGCCGTGGGACGTGGCGCCGGGCGGGGTGTCCGCGGAGGCGGTGGGCGAGCGCAGAGCCGTGTCCGCTCAGCAGGTCGTGCGCCGGTCCGCCCCCGGCAGCGCGCGGCGCGCGGCCCGTCGGTCCGACGGTGGACCGGCGGAGCCGCCGCCGCTCTCCCTGGTGATCGTCGCACCGCGCGACGGCCTCGCGGCGTATGTACCGGATCCGGGGACGGCCGAGGGCTGGATGGCCACGGGAACTCCCCATCTGTACGCGGGTGTTGCCGAGGCGTCCGGCGTGGTGGGTCCGCTGGTGCTGCCCGGGGGCTCGGCGTGCGCAGGCTGTTTGGCGCTGCGACGGGCCGACCGGGATCCGGTGTGGCCGCGGATGACGGCCCAGTGGCGTACGCCCCGCCGTCGGGAGACGGGCCCCGGACCGTGTGACCTCGGACTCGCCACGACGGTCGCGGGTATGGCGGCCTCACACGCCCTGTCGTTCCTGGACGGTGAGCTGCCCGCCAGCACGGGGACCCGATGGGAGGTGTCGATGCCGCTGCTCGAGTGGCGGTCGAGACGGATCGAGGCCCACCGTGACTGCCCCTGCGGGGCGGCTGGGCAGACTGAGGGGGAGCGCGCCTCGGGGGCGGGGACGACGCACGACACAATGGCCGGGGTAGCGGCGTCGACGGAGTGCCGGATGGCCGACGCGGCAGGGCAGCTGGGAATTGGAGGGGCACATGTCTGA
- a CDS encoding AIM24 family protein, which produces MQSPLFSHAEQQSQERYVVQNPQLLRVALTGQEDVLARKGAMVAYQGLIDFDGEYQSRNQRNARARTGEGLDLMRCSGQGTVYFANLAQYVHVVDVDQDGMTVDSAYVLALDSTLHTEVIAVDSQYGISGSGKYQLNISGRGKVALMTSGQPLMMQVTPDKYVNVDADAIVAWSSSLRVQMQAQTHSTGVWRRRGNTGEGWELSFLGQGFALVQPSEVLPPQHAQVGQGARAQIGMGQHGSHGQNQNNVWN; this is translated from the coding sequence ATGCAGAGCCCGCTTTTCAGCCACGCGGAACAGCAGTCCCAGGAGCGCTACGTCGTCCAGAACCCGCAGCTCCTGCGGGTCGCGCTCACCGGGCAGGAGGACGTCCTCGCCCGCAAGGGCGCGATGGTCGCCTACCAGGGACTGATCGACTTCGACGGCGAGTACCAGTCGAGGAACCAGCGCAACGCCCGTGCACGTACCGGCGAGGGCCTCGACCTGATGCGCTGCTCGGGGCAGGGCACGGTCTACTTCGCCAACCTCGCCCAGTACGTCCACGTGGTGGACGTCGACCAGGACGGCATGACGGTCGACAGCGCCTACGTGCTGGCGCTGGACTCCACGCTGCACACGGAGGTCATCGCCGTGGACAGCCAGTACGGCATCTCCGGTTCCGGGAAGTACCAGCTCAACATCTCGGGGCGGGGCAAGGTCGCGCTGATGACCTCGGGACAGCCGCTCATGATGCAGGTCACCCCGGACAAGTACGTCAACGTGGACGCCGACGCGATCGTCGCCTGGTCGTCCTCGCTGCGGGTGCAGATGCAGGCGCAGACCCACTCCACCGGCGTCTGGCGGCGCCGGGGCAACACGGGGGAGGGCTGGGAGCTGAGCTTCCTCGGGCAGGGGTTCGCCCTCGTACAGCCCAGTGAGGTCCTGCCGCCGCAGCACGCCCAGGTCGGCCAGGGCGCCCGGGCCCAGATCGGTATGGGCCAGCACGGATCCCACGGCCAGAACCAGAACAACGTCTGGAACTGA
- a CDS encoding AIM24 family protein, with amino-acid sequence MNQQLAGFAPTPVVARMENHGRTMLKVAMASGQDLFARAGSMVAYEGFVQYEPNPPAVRQVAGQWVTGEGAPIMKCSGDGLLYLADYGADVVVVNLDNDSISVNGTNLLAFDAHLQWGVERVKGLAKFAGQGLWNVTVAGTGWVAITSRGTPIVVDCGRGEDETYVDPDALVAWSPNLKVKGKRSFKASSLIGRGSGEAYQMAFSGQGIVVVQPSEDSTDRLRVRG; translated from the coding sequence ATGAACCAGCAACTCGCGGGCTTTGCCCCGACGCCCGTGGTGGCCCGGATGGAGAACCACGGCCGCACGATGCTCAAGGTCGCGATGGCCTCGGGCCAGGACCTGTTCGCCCGTGCCGGCTCGATGGTCGCCTACGAGGGCTTCGTCCAGTACGAGCCGAACCCGCCGGCCGTCCGGCAGGTCGCCGGCCAGTGGGTCACCGGCGAGGGCGCGCCCATCATGAAGTGCTCCGGTGACGGGCTGCTCTACCTGGCCGACTACGGCGCGGACGTCGTGGTCGTCAACCTCGACAACGACTCGATCTCGGTCAACGGCACCAACCTGCTCGCCTTCGACGCGCATCTGCAGTGGGGTGTGGAGCGGGTCAAGGGCCTCGCCAAGTTCGCAGGCCAGGGGCTGTGGAACGTCACGGTCGCGGGCACCGGGTGGGTCGCGATCACCTCACGCGGCACGCCCATCGTCGTCGACTGCGGCCGCGGCGAGGACGAGACCTACGTCGACCCGGACGCCCTCGTCGCCTGGTCGCCGAACCTGAAGGTGAAGGGCAAGCGCAGCTTCAAGGCCTCCTCCCTCATCGGGCGGGGCAGTGGGGAGGCCTACCAGATGGCCTTCTCGGGCCAGGGCATCGTCGTCGTACAGCCGAGTGAGGACAGCACCGACCGACTGCGGGTCCGGGGCTGA
- a CDS encoding M48 metallopeptidase family protein, with protein MSADRPLRAGSQQRSTTAQPSHHSATSAVEVRRSARRRRTVSAYRDGDRTVVLIPARMSEAEEQRWVTVMLDKLAAQESKRTLGDGELAERARRLSEQYLDGRAGPASVRWVTNQNTRWGSCTPAEGSIRLSHRLKGMPEYVVDYVLLHELAHLLVPGHGPRFWRLLESYPRTERARGYLEGVVAADRLPHLPAARGE; from the coding sequence GTGTCCGCCGACCGACCGCTCCGTGCCGGGAGCCAGCAGCGCAGCACGACCGCCCAGCCGTCCCACCACTCCGCGACGAGCGCGGTCGAGGTCCGCCGCAGCGCCAGGCGCCGAAGAACGGTCTCCGCGTACCGGGACGGCGACCGGACCGTGGTGCTCATCCCGGCCCGGATGTCCGAGGCGGAGGAGCAGCGCTGGGTGACGGTGATGCTGGACAAGCTCGCCGCTCAGGAGAGCAAGCGGACCCTCGGCGACGGGGAACTGGCCGAACGCGCCCGGCGGCTGTCCGAGCAGTACCTGGACGGCCGCGCAGGACCGGCGTCGGTGCGCTGGGTCACCAACCAGAACACCCGCTGGGGGTCCTGCACCCCCGCAGAGGGCAGCATCCGCCTCTCGCACCGGCTGAAGGGCATGCCGGAGTACGTCGTGGACTACGTGCTCCTCCACGAGTTGGCCCACCTCCTGGTGCCCGGCCACGGGCCCCGCTTCTGGCGGCTCCTGGAGTCGTACCCGCGCACCGAGCGGGCGCGCGGCTACCTCGAGGGCGTGGTCGCCGCGGACCGTCTGCCCCATCTCCCCGCAGCCCGCGGCGAGTGA
- a CDS encoding ABC1 kinase family protein, which produces MSDLPRKAVTRTAKLAALPLGFAGRATWGLGKRIGGKSAEIVARELQQRTAEQLFKVLGELKGGAMKFGQALSVFESALPEEVAGPYRAALTKLQDAAPPMPTRTVHEALAERLGEDWRELFLEFEDKPAAAASIGQVHRAVWHDGREVAVKVQYPGAGEALLSDLSQLSRFARLLGPLIPGMDIKPLIAELHDRVSEELDYELEARAQREHAAEFAGDPDVVVPDVVHQADQVLVTEWIDGTPLAEVISDGTQEQRDRAGQLLARFLFSGPARTGLLHADPHPGNFRLLPAAGASEGEGDPAEWRLGVLDFGTVDRLPGGLPRTIGDCLRMTLEGEAESVYGVLCEEGFVREAIDLHPEAVLEYLLPIIEPAEADRFTFTRGWMRTQAARIADPRSPAHQLGKQLNLPPAYLLIHRVTLSTIGVLCQLNATVRLRHELESWLPGFLTGPESDADADADTEAGGVAAEA; this is translated from the coding sequence ATGTCTGATCTTCCCCGGAAGGCGGTCACCCGTACGGCCAAGTTGGCTGCTCTGCCACTGGGTTTCGCCGGCCGTGCCACATGGGGCCTGGGCAAGCGGATCGGCGGCAAGTCCGCGGAGATCGTGGCTCGCGAGCTGCAACAGCGCACGGCGGAGCAGTTGTTCAAGGTGCTCGGCGAGCTGAAGGGCGGCGCGATGAAGTTCGGGCAGGCCCTGTCCGTCTTCGAGTCGGCCCTGCCCGAGGAGGTGGCCGGGCCCTACCGGGCCGCACTCACCAAACTCCAGGACGCCGCCCCTCCGATGCCGACGCGCACCGTTCACGAGGCGCTGGCCGAGCGGCTGGGCGAGGACTGGCGTGAACTCTTCCTGGAATTCGAGGACAAGCCGGCGGCGGCCGCGTCCATCGGCCAGGTCCACCGCGCGGTGTGGCACGACGGGCGCGAGGTCGCGGTGAAGGTCCAGTACCCCGGAGCCGGTGAGGCCCTGCTCTCGGACCTGTCCCAGTTGAGCCGGTTCGCCCGGCTGCTGGGACCGCTGATCCCGGGAATGGACATCAAGCCGCTGATCGCCGAGTTGCACGACCGGGTCTCGGAGGAGCTGGACTACGAGTTGGAGGCCCGGGCCCAGCGGGAGCACGCGGCGGAGTTCGCGGGCGACCCGGATGTGGTGGTGCCCGATGTGGTGCACCAGGCAGACCAGGTGCTGGTCACGGAGTGGATCGACGGAACGCCGCTGGCAGAGGTGATCAGCGACGGCACCCAGGAGCAGCGCGACCGCGCCGGCCAGTTGCTGGCCCGGTTCCTGTTCTCCGGCCCCGCCCGGACGGGGTTGCTGCACGCCGACCCCCATCCGGGGAACTTCCGGCTGCTGCCCGCGGCCGGTGCCTCCGAGGGCGAAGGGGATCCGGCCGAGTGGCGGCTCGGTGTCCTGGACTTCGGCACGGTGGACCGGCTGCCCGGTGGACTGCCCAGGACCATCGGCGACTGCCTCCGGATGACGCTGGAGGGAGAGGCCGAGTCGGTCTACGGGGTGCTGTGCGAGGAGGGTTTCGTCAGGGAGGCGATCGACCTCCACCCGGAGGCCGTGCTGGAGTACCTTCTGCCGATCATCGAACCCGCGGAGGCGGACCGCTTCACCTTCACCCGCGGCTGGATGCGGACCCAGGCGGCGCGGATAGCCGATCCACGGTCTCCCGCACACCAGTTGGGCAAGCAGCTGAATCTCCCGCCGGCCTATCTGCTGATCCACCGTGTGACGCTGAGCACGATAGGCGTGCTGTGCCAGTTGAACGCGACCGTACGGCTGCGGCACGAACTGGAGTCCTGGCTGCCCGGATTCCTGACCGGCCCCGAGTCGGACGCCGACGCCGACGCGGACACCGAGGCCGGCGGCGTGGCGGCGGAGGCCTGA
- a CDS encoding WhiB family transcriptional regulator, giving the protein MQLEAHAPSVPPSDTIPPPGLTEDSALTPLTALTALDDAIENLGVPVPCRSYDPEVFFAESPADVEYAKSLCRTCPLVEACLAGAKERREPWGVWGGELFVQGVVVARKRPRGRPRKNPVAA; this is encoded by the coding sequence GTGCAACTCGAAGCGCACGCCCCGTCCGTACCGCCTTCCGACACGATCCCCCCGCCCGGCCTCACGGAGGACTCCGCCTTGACCCCCCTCACTGCGCTCACCGCGCTCGACGACGCCATCGAGAACCTCGGCGTACCCGTCCCCTGCCGTTCCTACGACCCGGAGGTCTTCTTCGCCGAGTCGCCGGCGGACGTCGAGTACGCCAAGTCCCTCTGCCGCACCTGCCCCCTGGTCGAGGCCTGCCTCGCCGGCGCCAAGGAACGGCGTGAGCCCTGGGGCGTCTGGGGCGGAGAGCTCTTCGTCCAGGGTGTGGTCGTCGCCCGCAAGCGGCCGCGTGGCCGTCCGCGCAAGAACCCGGTCGCGGCATGA
- a CDS encoding TerD family protein has product MAREFQRGHKAKISDLTPGTDLYVGVQISAPGLSFDISCFGLDANEQLSDDRYFVFFNQPKTPEESVQLLGPQAGDTESFRVTLDRIPAHIHKLSFTATVDGAGQMSQIGPGYIRIVAGGEEVVRYSFTGSEFSTERAVMLGDFYLKDVWRFAAVGQGFDGGLDALLKNFGGEVAEEEPAAQQQQQPQQGVPGFAPPAAPAPAPSFGVPAGPPAPQAPQPAPSFGAPAAPAPAPAAVNPQMHAAPTIAAPMTPPAGTVPPQAPPSPYGQPPQQPQFGQVPGQPPAQVPGASAPYGQPAAAPYGQPGAPQGVPQTGAGLQAALQPYKELPTGQRWTPQNQQLMRVDLGMGGTPVLARQGSMVMYQGKVDFGYKGAGFSGRIVGNATGQEMQLMRCSGRGQVFLAEEGAHLHPIELQGDAICVSAENVLAFDESLQHEVRRIEGHGIPGGALFTMQFQGTGTVVVKTHGIPVVLPVTPTTFADSNAVVAWSAASQVILSSQVRLRRNAYPGHSGETVNLQFRGAPGNFIVVQPYEV; this is encoded by the coding sequence ATGGCCAGGGAATTCCAACGCGGCCACAAGGCCAAGATCAGTGACCTGACGCCGGGGACCGATCTGTACGTGGGTGTGCAGATCTCCGCTCCCGGGCTGTCCTTCGACATCAGCTGCTTCGGTCTCGACGCCAACGAGCAGCTCTCGGACGACCGTTATTTCGTCTTTTTCAACCAGCCGAAAACGCCCGAGGAGTCCGTCCAGCTGCTCGGACCGCAGGCCGGCGACACGGAGTCGTTCCGCGTCACGCTGGACCGGATTCCGGCGCACATCCACAAGCTGTCGTTCACCGCGACGGTCGACGGCGCCGGTCAGATGTCGCAGATCGGCCCCGGTTACATCCGGATCGTGGCGGGCGGGGAGGAAGTCGTCCGGTACTCCTTCACCGGCTCGGAGTTCTCCACCGAGCGCGCCGTGATGCTGGGCGACTTCTACCTCAAGGACGTGTGGCGGTTCGCGGCCGTCGGCCAGGGATTCGACGGCGGCCTCGACGCGCTGCTGAAGAACTTCGGCGGTGAGGTGGCCGAGGAGGAACCCGCCGCGCAGCAGCAGCAGCAGCCGCAGCAGGGCGTGCCGGGGTTCGCCCCCCCGGCCGCTCCCGCTCCCGCCCCGTCGTTCGGCGTCCCCGCAGGGCCCCCGGCCCCGCAGGCGCCGCAGCCCGCGCCCTCGTTCGGCGCGCCGGCGGCTCCCGCACCCGCTCCCGCCGCGGTGAATCCGCAGATGCACGCGGCGCCGACGATCGCGGCCCCGATGACCCCGCCCGCAGGCACGGTGCCGCCCCAGGCGCCGCCGTCCCCGTACGGACAGCCGCCGCAGCAGCCGCAGTTCGGGCAGGTTCCGGGCCAGCCGCCGGCGCAGGTGCCCGGAGCGTCGGCCCCCTACGGGCAGCCGGCCGCCGCTCCTTACGGTCAGCCCGGGGCGCCCCAGGGCGTCCCGCAGACCGGCGCGGGCCTCCAGGCGGCCCTCCAGCCCTACAAGGAGCTGCCCACCGGCCAGCGGTGGACCCCGCAGAACCAGCAGCTCATGCGCGTCGATCTGGGCATGGGCGGCACGCCCGTGCTCGCCCGCCAGGGCAGCATGGTCATGTACCAGGGCAAGGTCGACTTCGGCTACAAGGGCGCCGGCTTCTCCGGCCGGATCGTCGGCAACGCCACGGGCCAGGAGATGCAGTTGATGCGCTGCAGCGGCCGCGGCCAGGTCTTCCTCGCAGAGGAGGGCGCGCATCTGCACCCCATCGAACTCCAGGGGGACGCGATCTGCGTCTCCGCGGAGAACGTGCTCGCCTTCGACGAGTCGCTGCAGCACGAGGTCCGCCGCATCGAGGGACACGGCATTCCCGGCGGTGCGCTGTTCACGATGCAGTTCCAGGGCACCGGCACGGTCGTCGTCAAGACCCACGGCATCCCGGTGGTCCTCCCGGTCACGCCCACCACGTTCGCCGACTCCAACGCCGTCGTGGCCTGGTCGGCGGCCTCCCAGGTGATCCTCTCCAGCCAGGTGCGACTGCGCCGCAACGCGTACCCGGGCCACAGCGGAGAGACCGTGAACCTCCAGTTCCGGGGCGCCCCCGGCAACTTCATCGTCGTCCAGCCCTACGAGGTCTGA
- a CDS encoding SDR family oxidoreductase, with protein MSSPDPQVRATRNPSTPLTGRGPVVAVTGAASGVGELLTRRLVASDDIGRVIAIDERRGDVPEAHWHVLDVRDPAIAEKFRGADVVVHLALDLDLETDAAARTAYNVRGTQTVLTAAAAAGVHRVVLCTSAMVYGALSDNDVPLSEDAELRATAEATGVGDLLEIERLGRRAPRAHPGLNVTVARPAVLVGGTDTALTRYFESPRLLVVAGSRPTWQFCHVEDLVSALEYAALEKVDGEFAVGCDGWLEQEEIEELSGIRRMELPSAVALGAAARLHRIGLTPSPAGDLAYTMHPWVVSVGRLHDAGWRPQWTNEEVLAALLEEVQGRHTVAGRRLGRKDATAAAGAAGATVALLGTAALVRRARKRRGL; from the coding sequence GTGAGTTCCCCAGATCCGCAGGTTCGCGCTACGCGAAACCCCTCGACCCCGCTCACGGGGCGCGGCCCCGTGGTCGCGGTGACCGGCGCCGCCTCCGGCGTCGGTGAGCTGCTGACCAGGCGCCTCGTCGCGTCGGACGACATCGGCCGGGTCATCGCGATCGACGAGCGCCGGGGCGACGTGCCCGAGGCGCACTGGCACGTCCTCGACGTGCGCGACCCGGCGATCGCCGAGAAGTTCCGCGGCGCCGACGTCGTCGTGCACCTGGCGCTCGACCTGGACCTCGAGACCGACGCGGCGGCACGGACCGCGTACAACGTACGCGGTACCCAGACCGTGCTCACCGCCGCCGCGGCCGCGGGTGTCCACCGGGTCGTGCTGTGCACCTCGGCGATGGTCTACGGGGCGCTGTCCGACAACGACGTCCCGCTCTCGGAGGACGCGGAGCTGCGCGCCACGGCGGAGGCCACGGGAGTCGGCGACCTCCTGGAGATCGAGCGACTGGGCCGCCGCGCCCCGCGCGCGCACCCGGGCCTGAACGTCACGGTCGCCAGGCCCGCCGTGCTGGTCGGCGGCACCGACACGGCGCTCACCCGCTATTTCGAGTCGCCGAGGCTCCTCGTCGTCGCAGGATCCCGTCCCACCTGGCAGTTCTGCCATGTCGAGGACCTGGTGAGCGCGCTGGAGTACGCCGCCCTGGAGAAGGTCGACGGGGAGTTCGCGGTGGGCTGCGACGGCTGGCTGGAGCAGGAGGAGATCGAGGAGCTCAGCGGCATCCGGCGCATGGAGCTGCCCTCGGCGGTCGCCCTCGGGGCGGCGGCGCGGCTGCACCGGATCGGCCTCACCCCCTCGCCGGCGGGCGACCTCGCCTACACCATGCACCCGTGGGTCGTCAGCGTCGGCAGGCTACACGACGCCGGCTGGCGTCCCCAGTGGACCAACGAGGAGGTGCTCGCCGCGCTGCTGGAGGAGGTCCAGGGCCGGCACACCGTCGCGGGCCGCCGTCTCGGCCGCAAGGACGCCACCGCCGCGGCGGGTGCCGCGGGCGCGACCGTCGCCCTGCTGGGCACGGCGGCCCTGGTACGCCGCGCCCGCAAGCGCCGGGGGCTCTAG
- a CDS encoding NUDIX hydrolase, with protein sequence MSLYDDAVRVLEEYDGGREELRRTYLDHLADHPDGMWKACDAGHLTASALVVDPARERVLLTLHRKLGMWLQMGGHCEPGDATLADAALREATEESGIAGLTLLPGGPVTLDRHAIPAPCHWHLDVQYAALAAPGAAPAISDESLDLRWFGYEEVAAVADASVVRLLERTRARL encoded by the coding sequence GTGAGCCTGTACGACGACGCCGTCCGGGTGCTCGAGGAGTACGACGGCGGACGGGAAGAGCTGCGCCGGACGTACCTGGACCATCTGGCGGACCATCCCGACGGCATGTGGAAGGCGTGCGACGCCGGGCACCTCACGGCCAGCGCTCTGGTGGTGGACCCGGCGCGCGAGCGGGTGCTGCTGACCCTGCACAGGAAGCTCGGCATGTGGCTGCAGATGGGCGGCCACTGCGAGCCGGGGGACGCCACGCTCGCGGACGCGGCACTGCGCGAGGCGACCGAGGAGTCGGGCATCGCCGGGCTGACCCTGCTGCCGGGCGGTCCCGTGACGCTGGACCGGCACGCGATCCCGGCGCCGTGCCACTGGCACCTGGACGTGCAGTACGCGGCGCTGGCGGCGCCCGGCGCGGCTCCGGCGATCAGTGACGAGTCGCTCGATCTGCGGTGGTTCGGCTATGAGGAGGTGGCGGCCGTCGCCGACGCGTCGGTCGTGCGCCTCCTGGAGCGGACGCGCGCGAGGCTCTAG